The Bacillota bacterium genome contains a region encoding:
- the spoIIIAC gene encoding stage III sporulation protein AC, whose protein sequence is MDISLIYRIAGLGILIAILHLFLSQAGRQEQAQMLSLAGVIIVLLWIIQLIGQLFRDVETVFRWW, encoded by the coding sequence GTGGATATCAGCCTGATCTACCGGATCGCCGGCCTGGGCATCCTCATCGCCATTCTCCACCTCTTCCTCTCGCAGGCGGGCCGTCAGGAACAGGCGCAGATGCTGAGCCTGGCGGGTGTCATCATCGTGCTCCTATGGATCATCCAGCTCATCGGGCAGCTCTTCCGGGACGTCGAGACCGTCTTCCGGTGGTGGTAG
- a CDS encoding SpoIIIAC/SpoIIIAD family protein, whose protein sequence is MELVGRVAGVAVVMAIWLHLMRGRVPELALALVVAFTALAVGATLGPLQEVVSTFGRLNRAAGASGAYLGVVLRAMAIAYIAGFAAELCRDAGQHSLGMTVELVGKVVILVIALPVFVALLDALWRLLPAVG, encoded by the coding sequence GTGGAACTGGTAGGCAGGGTGGCCGGCGTGGCCGTGGTGATGGCCATCTGGCTCCATCTGATGCGGGGCCGGGTCCCTGAACTCGCCCTGGCGCTGGTGGTGGCCTTCACCGCCCTCGCGGTGGGCGCCACGCTCGGGCCGCTGCAGGAGGTGGTCTCCACCTTCGGGCGGCTCAACCGGGCGGCAGGGGCCAGCGGCGCCTACCTCGGGGTGGTGCTGAGGGCCATGGCCATCGCCTACATCGCGGGGTTCGCCGCCGAGCTGTGCAGGGACGCCGGACAGCACTCGCTGGGCATGACCGTGGAGCTGGTCGGCAAGGTGGTCATCCTGGTGATCGCGCTGCCGGTCTTCGTGGCCTTGCTCGACGCGCTGTGGCGCCTGTTGCCGGCGGTGGGGTAG
- a CDS encoding stage III sporulation protein AE, giving the protein MRDGASGKGRRTLLGALLAVVLALAASAAGGLAAPAPQGGPESAGSQGAAPELLREVYEAGLEHVDLDRLEELYGLVDEELRARLNVDWGRFLRSMGQEGLPGAGEVLQALASLFVRELVVNAHLLARLLALAVLGAALQQLGRGIGSDAVLEAARAVVMLAMILIGLHSFNIVIRMIGGSVQQMTAIAQALLPTLGGLGALSGVGVATAALHPILLGVLTASGQLLQNVVVPGLVLGGSLAVTGQIATDFPLSRLSGLIQHAALVVLGLTLTVLLGVVAVRGALGPVADGVMLRTAKYVAGATVPVVGRMVSEAVEVVAGGGALIRGGLGLAGVVTVVLAGLAPVVKLLAVVFVFRLASALLEPLGDPRVAGALEAMSDTMGLLLSSLAATVVVFMLATSAMVGASTLPWVVR; this is encoded by the coding sequence ATGAGGGACGGCGCATCGGGGAAGGGCCGGCGTACGCTGCTTGGGGCCCTGCTGGCTGTGGTGTTGGCTCTGGCAGCCTCTGCCGCCGGGGGGCTGGCGGCGCCGGCCCCGCAGGGCGGGCCGGAATCGGCCGGCTCGCAGGGGGCTGCTCCCGAGCTTCTCCGGGAGGTCTACGAGGCGGGCCTGGAGCACGTCGACCTCGACCGGCTGGAGGAGCTATACGGCCTTGTGGACGAGGAGCTGAGGGCACGGCTCAACGTGGACTGGGGCCGGTTCCTGCGGAGCATGGGCCAGGAGGGCCTGCCGGGGGCGGGTGAGGTGCTCCAGGCTCTTGCGTCCCTCTTCGTCCGCGAGCTGGTCGTCAACGCGCACCTGCTCGCCCGCCTTCTCGCCTTAGCCGTGCTGGGCGCGGCTCTCCAGCAGCTCGGGCGAGGAATTGGCAGCGACGCCGTGCTGGAGGCCGCCCGGGCCGTGGTGATGCTGGCCATGATCCTCATCGGGCTCCACAGCTTCAACATCGTGATCCGGATGATCGGGGGAAGCGTGCAGCAGATGACCGCCATCGCTCAGGCGCTCCTTCCCACCCTTGGCGGGCTGGGAGCCCTGTCCGGCGTGGGGGTTGCCACCGCCGCCCTCCACCCGATCCTGCTCGGCGTGCTGACCGCTTCCGGACAACTCCTTCAAAACGTCGTGGTGCCCGGGCTCGTACTGGGAGGAAGCCTCGCCGTGACGGGGCAGATCGCCACCGACTTCCCACTCTCCCGCCTGTCCGGCCTCATCCAGCATGCGGCGCTGGTCGTCCTGGGCCTTACGCTGACCGTGCTCCTCGGCGTCGTGGCCGTGCGGGGAGCTCTGGGGCCGGTCGCCGACGGGGTCATGCTGCGTACCGCCAAGTACGTGGCCGGCGCGACCGTCCCCGTGGTGGGACGAATGGTCTCCGAAGCGGTGGAGGTGGTGGCGGGCGGCGGCGCCCTGATCCGCGGTGGCCTCGGGCTTGCCGGGGTCGTGACGGTGGTGCTGGCGGGGCTCGCGCCGGTGGTGAAGCTGCTCGCCGTGGTTTTCGTGTTCCGGCTGGCTTCGGCGCTGCTGGAGCCCTTGGGCGACCCCAGGGTGGCGGGAGCGCTCGAAGCGATGAGCGACACGATGGGGCTGTTGCTCTCCAGCCTGGCGGCGACGGTGGTGGTCTTCATGCTGGCTACCAGCGCCATGGTGGGGGCCTCCACGCTGCCCTGGGTCGTTCGCTGA